The window ACATTATCTTTCCCATTGCTAGTTATGGAGTCAACTCTATCTTTGGCTCATTGATCTAGGAGAAAGAACTTAATGGGAAAGAATTAATTAgagatgtgtatatatatatatatatatatatatatatatatatatatatatatgaaggttATCAAAATATGGACAGAGGTAAGTTTGTATGGTCTGATTTACAggataaatagatttttatttggatttataGCTGAAGCTATAGTTGTTTTCTAATTCTACTTCTACCTTTTGaactttaacttttttcttcccGTTTGTTAACAATATCTACCTGTAGTTCTTATGTGAAAGaaccaaatatttttatgtgaaagaaTTATGCCAcatttattctattctattctattgccACATTTGAAGATATATGAAAATTTggcattattttctaaaaagtgaCTTTAATCATGACAGATAAGTTACTTCACTGGCTTAAGGAAGGGATGATGATGAAGTAATAATTAGTTTAAGTTAAGGGGTAAGAGTGCAAGTTGCTGGAGACTCCTAGTCTCTGATAGAGGCCTCTGTGATGACAGAAGCTGAGACAATGGACAGGTTTTTAACATTTGTCCTTAATGgagaatttccatttttatgtctGGAAGGTCAATTTACTAAGAAATTCTTAACGGAAGCTTGATGAGTAgtcctgaaaaagaaaatgaaaattgtaattTTGAGCTGGCCCAGAAATGGAACCTGATGAAATAAGGTTTCATATAAATATCAAGAGTCATAGATGCCAAGTAGCCAACACTAAGATTAAACTCATaggtcaagaaaataaaaagagaacctTTTAACTTTCCCATGTCTTTAGAGCTCCAATGTCCGATGCAGTAGTCAATAGCTACTTGAAATGCTGAAGTTCAAATTGCAATGTATTGCAAGTGTAAAATACACACATGATTTTAAAGAATTAGTAcaacaagaaaaacttaaaagaactctttcaagaaaactgtaaaatacatctttagcattttaaaatactgattacATATGAAAGATAATGTTAGTATAATGAGTCAGATAACATTAAAATCAATTTCACTTATTTCCATTTACACTTTTAAGGTGGctacaagaaatttaaaattatatactctACATTGTCTTTTTGATATAGAAATTTTGCTGGTGCTACAGATTATATGGCGGGTGAATACTCATTATTAGCAAACAGTggaaaatttgtttatttcaatCTTCATCTATGCCTTCAACTATTCCCATTTCTCACCTTTGAGAAGCTGGCTTCCATTTTCtcagaggaaaagagagggaaattGATGGAAAGACTCCAACACTCATCAGGACTACTGTCATCATTGATTTAAAAGTGGCTGAGTGTGAGCTTTCTAACAGCATTAAAGAAACAGTGTCACTGGGCATATCAACCAATGTTCTGAGATAGGCTTTAGCATGGAAATCATGTAAAAGGTTaacccattattttttttccacaactGCTTATGATATATTTGGTCAGGAACCCATAAACTGTGGGTTTGTGATTGATGTTGAATTTACATGGAGTCAGTTGCTGTTGTCCCTCacctttctttttgttatttttttttttattttttaaagcagggatcaaacccaggtgtttcaccattgagacacatccccaaccccctttttaaaaattactttttattttgagaaaggaccttgctaagttgcttaggacctggctaatttgcttaggacctggctaagttgctgaggtttgctTTGAAATTGGGATCTTCAGCCTTccgaggcactgggattacaggcatatgccaccacatctAGTTGTCCCTTAGTCTAGAAATAGTACTGTTGGACCAAAAATTGCTGGCTCCTGAAATTTATGGTTCTCATCTCAACACCTTGCCTAAGACActaggatatatatataatttttatattttcttataacaAAGTGTTATTTGTTTTAGATGTCTATGAGATTTATTTTCCATACATATGATAGTCACAACTCTAATGAAGTCTTCAAGTATTATCTGGTAATGTAGTTAGGTCTGATTCCTCCTTTGTCTGTGATATCGTCTCTTGGATGAAGGACAGAGACCAACATTGGTTTGGGGTCTACTTTACTAGCTGGGCCTGCATAAGTAGTTTCACATATGTTTTTATAGTAGCAGAAAAAGGTAGTGGCTGTAAGATCCAGATTTCATGGTTTCAAGTCATGGTTTCACCATGAGTGACTTTGCTTACCTCTgcctttatttcttcatctgtaaaactgggATAACAGTGATATTGTCTTATAAGGAGGTTGATTACATAATTTATCAACCAAATTGGGCACAAAACTTAAAAGTAGTATCAAAAGGGATTATCTCAGGcaaacaaagaaatataattttttttctgtccattctAATTACAGGGTGTTTAACAGTTAAGTATCTAGGTTAGAATGCTAGATACTTAGctgttactatttttaaatgattctttgGAAAATGAGTTACTTCTTTCTGTGGGTATTCATATTGTGTAGATGGATTTATTCCTGTTTTGTCCATCAAGGTTTTCTGAAATGTCAGTCCTGACGAGAACACAGCATATGGCACAACAAAGCAACTTCTCCACTGTACTGATCTCTGAATTCCTCCTCATCTGCTTCCCAAACTACCAGAGTTGGCAGCACTGGCTGTCTGTGCCCCtcagcctcctcttcctcttggCCATGGGGGCCAACACCACCCTCCTCACCATCATCTGGCTGGAGGCTTCCCTGCATGAGCCCATGTACTACCTGCTcagcctcctctccctgctgGACATTGTGCTTTGCCTCACTGTCATCCCCAAGGTCCTGGCCATCTTCTGGTTTGACCTCAGATCCATCAGCTTCTCTGCCTGCTTCCTCCAGATGTTCATCATGAACAGTTTTCTCCCCATGGAGTCCTGCACTTTCAtggtgatggcctatgaccgctatgtggccatctgccatcCACTGCGGTACCCTTCCATCATCACTGGCCAGTTTGTGGTCAGGGCTGCTATCTTTATCATGGCCCGGAATGTTCTTCTTACTATGCCTATCCCCATACTTTCTTCCCAATTGAGATACTGTGTAAGAATTATCAATAACTGTATCTGCACTAACATGTCTGTGTCCAAACTGTCATGTGATGACATCACCTTAAACCAGCTCTACCAGTTTGTGATAGGCTGGACACTGCTGGGTTCTGACCTCATCCTTATTGTTCTCTCTTACTCCTTTATCTTGAAAGTTGTGCTAAGGATCAAGGCTGAGGGTGCTGTGGCCAAGGCCCTGAGCACATGTGGGTCCCACTTCATCCTCATTCTCTTCTTCAGCACAGTGCTGCTAGTTCTGGTCATCACTAACCTGGCCAGGGAGAGAATTCCCCCTGATGTCCCCATCCTTCTCAACATCCTGCACCACCTCATTCCCCCTGCGCTGAACCCCATTGTTTATGGTGTAAGGACCAAGGAAATCAAGCAAGGAATCCAGAAACTGCTGAGAAGATTGTAAGAAGGAAATGAGTGAGACGTGACCTTGGAAACAGAAATTGACAATTTTCACAATGCataggaaatttaaatatttcatgtaagAGTAAGTTTGTATTTTGCTTTGCTCAATGCTGACTATGGGATATTCATATATTGATGCCTGTTTTCTGTTACACTGACTAGAAGCTTAACTTTTGCCTTTTGTATAACTTGTAAGTTTTTTCTGGCCATATCAATTGAAAGGGACTTATCAATCCATAACTTCAGGAACTTTGAGTGATATGGTTgtcaaataaagtagaaatgtTATTCCAATAGTTGTAAATGCTCTTCAGTTTCCTAAATTGTTTAACTCATTTGTGTTAGATCTCTTTATTCTCCTTGATATGGCTGAACCTGGTTTGTGCCATCAGTGAGTCTCTTGTGGAGCTACAGAAGTTGATTCGAGAACTTTGGTCTGATGTAGAGTGAGTGGCATGTGTCATACACTGCTTCTTTTCTCCCTGATAGAAATCATTATCATTTATACTTAAAGCCACTTCTCTGCTGTAaaaattttctgtagttttttccttatttgtaataaattttgttaaattctaGGATGATTTATATTTGcaagcatacatttttaaatatatttttaaatgattccttttagttatagataACATTAGGgtacattttgatataatcacaaaagcatggaatataattttctctaattcattCCATAGCACCTCCAGCTCCTCCTTTCCATTCTTCTCTCCCTCTAGTTCTAATGAtctttttggaatttatttatagtatttttaaaaattagtgtttcGTGGGTATACTTGTTCGTGGGATTCGCTGTGATGTACTCATGTATGTACACATGAAATTTCGGTCAAATTCATTccattcttcttcccttttcctgtatttctttcctcctcctcctcctcaatccTGTTTGTctactctactgatatttcttctattttgatgaaagatttctgtctctttttatcttttctctttccctctcaccttattttggattagcttctgcatatcagagacaaCACTTGAACATTGCCTTTcagaactggcttatttcactttgcattatatcctccagttccattcatttgctggcaaatggcataatttcattcttcttcattacgactgagtaatattcccttgtgtatatatgccacatttttctgtatccattcatctgttgaaggaaaccTAGGTTGcatccatagtttggctattgtgctgcttttcagagtggttgtactaatttgcagtcctgccaacaatgtatgagtgtaaatttttccccatatcctctccaacatttattattattttcattcttgataattgctattttgactggagtgtgtcttattttaagtgaaatattatGTTCTCTCCCCACCCAGTTATCAGTGTCTAATTTCATACTGTCTTACCTGGTTTCTCACTCAGATTTCAGGTACCATCTACATTCCcatcctttccttcatttcttagATATACCTTAAATTGTACTCCTCATCCTATTTGAAGCCCTGTTGTGTCAATCTTCATATCTTGTCCTGGGGCCAGTGTAGTTTTCTATAGAATGCAGGCATTTGAATTATTGGGTGGCTAAACGAGAACAAATGTTTTTAACTCTTTAGAGTTCTCATCCCAATCATGCTCTGAAAGTGATTGTGACTGATTGATTGGTGGTGATTGATTGATATTTCCTGGTATTAATTTACATTAGTAACCAGGTCCCTTTTGGGATAGTAATTGAGGGCTTCATATATAGTATTTTATGAGTCGTTTGAGAATGCTTTCCAACTTAGCTGATCTGGGTTGACCCAACATTTCTTGGAGGACTTATAAAGTAATTTATCATTCCTATGATGTTGCCTTTCATCAAAATAATATCTTtaatctccattttcttttttgcaactCCTAAGACAGAGCCCAATCAAAACACAATACTTTTCAAGCACTCTTCCTTTCACTTGTTCATCTGCCAGCTCCTAACTCGTGCTTTTCTAGATTATGCTCCATACTTgctggtatatatatttttaaagtagcctTTTCCACACAGAAAATTTAACACTAATATCTTTGTTTGACAAACTGAGCCCATTCTACAGTCTCAGTTTAGATTCTACTTACTCTACAGTGCCTTATTTTATTCACCCCAATGGAATTGATCTGGCCATCTTGAGTCATGAGTATATGTTCATCTCTCAGATATTAGATTGTAAACTTCTATGAATCTGGTCCAGTAAACACCCACAGAGAATTAAAATCCCATCTTTTCAATTTGTAGAATTGCTAATATAGCGCTTTACATATTgttatatttgttgaataaaagttaataaaacatcacagtttgtttcttgttttctttgaaaatggcTCAGAGAACCAAGTCattaatatattttccaaaacacttaaaaaaagcTGCATATAACTCACAGTTCAATGCAAACTTGAATACCATAAAATCTAAAGGTTCTTATTTtggcactatatatatatatatatatatatattttttttttctacttgggaTAGAAGCCAGAAGTAATTTACCACTATCTAcatgaccagttttttttttttaattttaagttagagtctcactaagttgctgaggttggcctccaacttggccatgactcagtctcctgagtcactggaattacagatgtgtgccactgcacctgctaAATCTGCTTACCTTGAAATGAGACTGATTTATTTAAACCCCTGAGACATCAGTTTGGCCATTTATAAGATGTGTGACTTTTGACTCACAGATCTCAATCTGAGTTAGTATTCTCATTTAAGAAGGATGATAACTCCTCTATTAATAAGcagtttttcctgatttttcaatGTGCTGGATGACCTAATTTATGAAGAGTTTCTCAACCAGAGTCTAAAACATGCTTCTAAATTATAAGTAGGAACAcactttattattttcctctgtacctttgcttctctaatgttttcaaagaaatgtaTGTTCATTATCATATACCCCTTTGTATTGAGATCAGAAAGACACATGTGTTTGAAGTCTGTAGGTCAAACCAGAAGCAAAGTACAGTTCAGGCGTGTATCGAGAAAGGAGACTAAAGGGAGACCCTAAGTGTGAAgagtttttcttcaatttttacaCCAGATGATAAGGGTTCATAAATTataagtttttgtcattttaccTGATGAGATTTGCTATTAACAAGGGTGATATGGGTTACACTAAGACCTTTGGTTCAAGAATGATGAGGTTCAGGGGAGAGCTGTAGAGCTCCAAACCTCTACTTGAGAACCAGATTGTCCAACCTGGGGGAATGGAGGCCAGAAGGGAGCAATGCTGCAGGGATGTCAATCTGATGTGTAAAACTAGTGGAGCTAGCCTAGAGCTGAGCTAGAGGAGGCAGGATCAGGATTAGTCTGACATCAGTGCTCACATGTAGACATTTGACAAAAAGGTGAATTTACTTCTTTAACGAGAGAATTTGTCATAATAAGACTCTGCTTCTCCACCTGGACTTGTGCAAATGGAACCATATGTAGAGGTGCTCATCTGTAAGAAGTGACATTTGGCCTATGTTTAGGGAAAACATGGCAAAATTAATGATGCAGGTTGCTGTAAAGTCAAGGAAACACCCTCAGAAAATCAAAATTCCAATTGGTGTTTAGTTGGAAACTTCACCTCTTCATTAAGTGTCCTTTCACAGCGACTCCTACTCATGCCTCAGAAAATTCATTCCCTTGTCTTACATCTGGAAGCCCAGGGAGGGACGAACATTTGGGATAGCAACCACCAAAGGAGCAAAGTGAGAGGTGACGAATAAAGTGAACTCAGACTTTTGTCTCATCACTACTCAGTTTTTTCCTATAGCTCTTACTGATTCTCTAAGAAAATGTGCAAAATGTCGTGAGATTAGAGGTGGAGCAGAGGATTGAAATGCTGGTGACAGAAGGCTGATATGAGAGCTAAGGGGTTTAGTACTTGTGTTCAAAGGAGTAAAGAACAAGGAGAATGATCTCATTGTGTCTAAGACTCTAATAACAGAGAACATGTAACACTCAGACAAAGTAAAGCAAAGGCGttagaaaaaaatcagggaaatatTTTCTGATTGAAGTAAGAATATGTGTAATGTaacaggagtgagataaaatacattatataCTAATGCAGCTGAAATACTGTAAGGAAACAATGAAACTTAagtctaatataattttttttttatccatagaACTTCCCTGGGACCACAGAACGACAGAGTGGAATGATCTAAATTGATTTTACTCATATTGTTCTGGAAGAAGCTTTGGGGGGCATTTGAGGGGTTAGAATAGCAGCAAATGATCACTCTAGGAGGATATGAAAGGACATGTACATCCATAGAtgtaattttgtctattttatttcaccCACACATAGCCCTTCCCTCTTACCAGCTCTGGTGTTATTTTTAAGTACAcgcctgtttttattctttttttttttttggatgaactATTTTTAACTCTGTCTTATTTCCTCTTTtggtttattataattttttgtttttgaagttttatgccacaggccagctgcagcaaaataaccaggggggtgacgaataacttgtgtacgttgatacagcaggaataggagccgtttattgtaggacaacagagctatttatacattttgcacagtttatcttaattagcataaactagatacatcagtcaaccaatagggaatctccacacttaatggctcacttttgttacttctcaaaccactccctctggcattttgccaggcaccatccagacttgtttacgaactctaacatttctctggcaaaataccaggtgttattttttacttgtttatagACCTTAACAGTTTTATTTGTTGCTTGAGGGTTTACAGAATACGTCATTATCACAGAATACCTTCAAGTGATAGGTTATTTCCTACATAGTGTAACAAACTTACAGAGCAACTGCTATACATTGCTATGCATTATTCACAAAGGAGAATTAtgcagtcataaagaagaatgattttatgacattgccagtaaatgggtggatctGGAAGCTATCAagataagtgaaataatccagtcccccaaatccaaaggtctaatgttttctctgatagttGGAAGCTAACCCCAAAATAAAGGGTGGGGGTGGTAAGGCTAGGAATAGAAGTGTAGTAGATCAGACAATGGAGaatggaagggaaggaaggggaataagcaaaggaaatacagtggaatgaatctcacATAGTTTTCCCatgaacatatatgaaaacaacacactGAAACCACCACCATGCATAGCCATATTTTCTAACTTTCCCTGTGATTTCTTATTTGATATATGGTTACTGAGATGTGCTTTTTTCCTCAAGTATTTAGGGCTTTTCATTGCCATCATGTTGTTATTGGTTTTCAAATTCTATGTTGGCAAGATAATATATTCTgtactcttttattattttaaaatttattggtatATTTGATGACTAAATACACAAAAAGTAACATCCAGTGGCTTTCCAACTCACATGTAACATTATCAGCTGGCACTAAGTTCCCTTGCCCAAAGCTACCTGTATAAATTATGATTCTTTTAAGTAAAATGACATCAGTGTTAGGATAAAGGGCGTTTTCTTAAAAAGTGGTCTTCTCTGCTGCTTTGAAGAGACCTTGCTGCGACCCAGGAGTCCAGGGATTTGGAGCTCACTGTCAAACTTAGAGGGTTTGAAGATGCTCTAAAACGGAGCAAAAGTTGGGACTTTGCATTTCCATTCCAGACAGGGTTGCAGGAAAGATGTCATAATCAGAGCTGTCATTTATCTTATTCTGAAATCACTCTGAAAAAAGGAGTAGACAACTGTGGgcaccaggagaaaaaaaattaacatgtgtgtgtgtgtgaaggagtGGGGCCTCTTCATGATCCAGCTATCCAGATATATCCCAACAGAACGTGGAGCCAAATGCCTGTGGGCTGTTCTTGGTATGGGGGCTAGTAGGACTAGAAGGACTCTTCATTGTAGAATGGCCTCTATCCATATAATCCATACCATCATAAGTTCTTGGCTGTGCCTGTGGCAGAAACCTCTGAAGAAACTAACTAGAATGGATTCAGATCAATCTTTTAATATAGAACACCCTGAGCACTCGCTGGCGGATCTGCCGAGTCTTCACCCCATAGACGAGAGGATTGAGGGCAGGTGGCACAAGGAGGTACAGGGTGGCCAGAAGAACATGGACATGATGGGGTACATGGTGGCCAAAGCAGTAAGTGAGGAAGGAGAATATTCCAGGGACATAGAAGAGCAAGATGACACAAACATGAGCCCCACATGTGCTAAAGGCCTTGAGTCGAGCCTCACTCCCTGGTACCTTGAGCACTGCCTGGAGGATGAGGACATAGGAGTCACCAATGGCCAGGACATCTAGCCCAATCACCAGAAGTGCCACTGCCAGCCCATAGGCtctgttcactgtggtttctgAACAGGCAAGTTTTACCACAGCCATATGTTCACAATAGGCATGGCCTATGACTGTGGTCTGGCAGAAGATAAGGCTCTGTAGCAGGATGGGGAAGGGGATGAG is drawn from Urocitellus parryii isolate mUroPar1 chromosome 4, mUroPar1.hap1, whole genome shotgun sequence and contains these coding sequences:
- the LOC144254490 gene encoding olfactory receptor 56A4-like, translating into MAQQSNFSTVLISEFLLICFPNYQSWQHWLSVPLSLLFLLAMGANTTLLTIIWLEASLHEPMYYLLSLLSLLDIVLCLTVIPKVLAIFWFDLRSISFSACFLQMFIMNSFLPMESCTFMVMAYDRYVAICHPLRYPSIITGQFVVRAAIFIMARNVLLTMPIPILSSQLRYCVRIINNCICTNMSVSKLSCDDITLNQLYQFVIGWTLLGSDLILIVLSYSFILKVVLRIKAEGAVAKALSTCGSHFILILFFSTVLLVLVITNLARERIPPDVPILLNILHHLIPPALNPIVYGVRTKEIKQGIQKLLRRL